One stretch of Aeromicrobium fastidiosum DNA includes these proteins:
- a CDS encoding condensation domain-containing protein, translated as MLVTAADLWEPDPGTIVSWRIAPGPVPPRPVGLSLNQRNHLAAAVAGEPSVWLAATFDVEGPIDVDALEHAFRAVVARHSALQCGAAVVAHEVHGVRHDAASLGWSRVDYGPTVSVDTTRDLVRAELDRACFPLAYPAIWPAAISRADRSTIVLGLDHLHADAYSLVVLVDDLHALYDAAAGGRPAPDLPEAACFVSGLDRPPRRVPAQDDRLAAWHDFLRSREHRLPTFPIPLGVGPGERVAQCTEVAQLADADLTERVGAHSQRHGGTTSSAVLAALATAVDELGGPDTLAVLTPVHTRVTEQERRAVGWYTTTTPVELRAHRDGCLALTEAAAAVATGRAMAAVPLDQVLESASAALVRERADVFMASYLDYRRLPGHGELVGRRAHHVSAPTLADDLQVWISRTDSGLAVRVRLPDTTTARQVVAGLLTGWTTALRDLGVCARAGDAVVTAAASGRRESRPAGP; from the coding sequence ATGCTGGTCACAGCGGCTGACCTGTGGGAGCCCGATCCGGGCACGATCGTCTCATGGCGGATCGCTCCCGGACCGGTGCCGCCGCGGCCGGTCGGTCTCTCGCTCAACCAGCGCAACCACCTCGCCGCTGCCGTGGCGGGGGAGCCCTCGGTCTGGCTCGCGGCGACCTTCGACGTCGAGGGCCCGATCGACGTCGACGCGCTCGAGCACGCCTTCCGGGCAGTCGTCGCGCGCCACAGCGCCCTGCAGTGCGGTGCCGCTGTCGTCGCCCATGAGGTGCACGGGGTCCGTCACGACGCGGCGTCGCTGGGCTGGAGCCGGGTCGACTACGGTCCGACGGTCTCGGTCGACACGACCCGCGACCTCGTGAGGGCCGAGCTCGACCGTGCCTGCTTTCCGCTGGCGTACCCGGCGATCTGGCCCGCGGCCATCTCGCGGGCCGACCGCTCGACGATCGTCCTCGGTCTCGACCACCTGCACGCCGACGCCTACTCCCTGGTGGTGCTGGTCGACGACCTGCACGCGCTGTACGACGCCGCGGCCGGGGGACGACCGGCACCCGACCTGCCGGAGGCCGCATGCTTCGTGTCGGGGCTTGACCGTCCGCCACGCCGTGTGCCGGCGCAGGACGACCGCCTGGCGGCGTGGCACGACTTCTTGCGCTCCCGCGAGCACCGGTTGCCGACCTTTCCGATCCCCTTGGGCGTCGGGCCGGGCGAACGGGTCGCCCAGTGCACCGAGGTGGCCCAGCTGGCCGACGCCGACCTGACCGAGCGGGTGGGGGCCCACTCGCAGAGGCATGGCGGCACGACCAGCAGCGCCGTGCTCGCGGCGCTCGCGACTGCCGTCGACGAGCTGGGCGGACCCGACACCCTCGCGGTGCTGACACCCGTGCACACCCGGGTCACCGAGCAGGAGCGACGAGCCGTCGGCTGGTACACGACGACGACGCCGGTCGAGCTGAGGGCACACCGCGACGGCTGCCTCGCACTGACCGAGGCGGCCGCCGCCGTGGCGACGGGCCGGGCCATGGCGGCGGTCCCTCTCGACCAGGTGCTCGAGTCGGCGTCCGCGGCGCTCGTCCGGGAGCGCGCCGACGTCTTCATGGCGTCGTACCTCGACTACCGTCGCCTGCCCGGGCACGGCGAGCTCGTGGGCCGGCGCGCCCACCACGTGTCGGCACCCACGCTCGCCGATGACCTGCAGGTGTGGATCTCGCGCACCGACTCCGGGCTCGCCGTGCGGGTCCGGCTGCCGGACACGACGACCGCGAGGCAGGTCGTCGCGGGGCTGCTGACGGGGTGGACGACTGCGCTGCGCGACCTCGGGGTGTGCGCCCGTGCCGGCGACGCCGTGGTCACAGCAGCTGCATCGGGTCGACGAGAGTCCCGTCCTGCCGGACCATGA
- a CDS encoding peptidoglycan DD-metalloendopeptidase family protein — MPRPVAALLPLVTLCLATLCLVTLRPVPAAASTEPWSWPLGRHAVGERFDPPADRYGAGHRGVDLAGSVGDPVRAVAAGRVTFAGQVGGVPVVTIDHGAERSTYQPVAAVVQVGDAVEARQVIGTLLGEHSHCADACLHLGRRVGDDYLDPLELLGGGRFRLISPDGEPPSPPSGAGGPLQRPVGGPVTSPFGTRVHPVTGVRKLHDGTDFGVPCGTPVHAAAGGTVVAAGTAGAYGRRVTIRHAGGVETSYAHVSSAAVPVGASVGAGEVIARSGSTGMSTGCHLHFMVRQDGTLVDPMQLL, encoded by the coding sequence ATGCCTCGACCCGTCGCCGCGCTCCTCCCCCTCGTCACGCTCTGCCTCGCCACGCTCTGCCTCGTCACGCTCCGGCCGGTGCCCGCCGCGGCCTCGACGGAGCCGTGGTCGTGGCCGCTCGGACGACACGCCGTCGGCGAGCGGTTCGACCCGCCCGCCGACCGCTACGGGGCCGGCCACCGAGGCGTCGACCTGGCCGGGTCGGTCGGCGACCCGGTGCGAGCCGTGGCGGCCGGACGGGTCACGTTCGCCGGGCAGGTGGGCGGGGTACCGGTGGTGACGATCGACCACGGTGCCGAGCGCTCGACCTACCAGCCCGTCGCGGCGGTCGTCCAGGTCGGCGACGCCGTCGAGGCGAGGCAGGTCATCGGCACGCTGCTGGGAGAGCACAGTCACTGCGCGGACGCCTGCCTGCACCTCGGCCGCCGGGTCGGTGACGACTACCTCGACCCCCTCGAGCTGCTCGGCGGCGGGCGGTTCCGGCTCATCAGTCCCGACGGCGAGCCCCCGTCACCGCCGTCGGGTGCCGGGGGCCCGCTGCAACGTCCGGTCGGCGGCCCCGTGACGTCACCGTTCGGCACGCGGGTGCACCCCGTCACGGGGGTCCGCAAGCTGCACGACGGCACCGACTTCGGCGTCCCGTGTGGCACGCCGGTGCACGCGGCCGCCGGGGGCACGGTCGTGGCCGCCGGGACAGCCGGTGCCTACGGCCGTCGCGTGACGATCCGGCACGCTGGCGGGGTCGAGACGTCCTATGCGCATGTGTCGTCGGCAGCCGTGCCGGTGGGGGCGTCGGTCGGTGCCGGCGAGGTGATCGCGCGATCCGGCTCGACGGGCATGTCGACCGGGTGCCACCTGCACTTCATGGTCCGGCAGGACGGGACTCTCGTCGACCCGATGCAGCTGCTGTGA
- the rpsB gene encoding 30S ribosomal protein S2, translating to MAVVTMRQLLESGVHFGHQTRRWNPKMKRFIFTERNGIYIIDLQQSLAYSDAGYEFVKNTVARGGTILFVGTKRQAQEPIEEQAKRVGMPYVNQRWLGGMLTNFQTMHQRLQRMKELEEIDFDDVAGSNRTKKELLGMSREYAKLSRTLGGIRDMGRTPAAAWIVDTKKEHLAVDECKKLGIPIIAILDTNCDPDDVDFPIPGNDDAIRSVGLLTRVIADAVAEGLISRGGAKTGDEQPGAELGAEEPLADWERELLEKKDADAAASAAAPATTADAVPAADDAAAAPAVVEAPADEAAAEAPAKKAAAKKAPAKKAEAAADAPKDDAVTAE from the coding sequence ATGGCAGTCGTCACCATGCGCCAGCTGCTCGAGAGCGGCGTCCACTTCGGGCACCAGACCCGTCGCTGGAACCCCAAGATGAAGCGATTCATCTTCACCGAGCGCAACGGCATCTACATCATCGACCTGCAGCAGTCGCTGGCCTACAGCGACGCCGGGTACGAGTTCGTCAAGAACACCGTCGCTCGCGGCGGCACGATCCTGTTCGTCGGCACCAAGCGCCAGGCGCAGGAGCCGATCGAGGAGCAGGCCAAGCGCGTCGGCATGCCCTACGTCAACCAGCGTTGGCTCGGCGGCATGCTCACCAACTTCCAGACGATGCACCAGCGGCTCCAGCGCATGAAGGAGCTCGAGGAGATCGACTTCGACGACGTCGCGGGAAGCAACCGCACGAAGAAGGAGCTCCTCGGCATGAGCCGCGAGTACGCGAAGCTCTCGCGCACCCTCGGCGGAATCCGCGACATGGGCCGCACCCCGGCCGCCGCGTGGATCGTCGACACCAAGAAGGAGCACCTCGCGGTCGACGAGTGCAAGAAGCTCGGCATCCCGATCATCGCGATCCTCGACACCAACTGCGATCCCGACGACGTCGACTTCCCGATCCCGGGCAACGACGACGCGATCCGCTCGGTCGGCCTGCTGACCCGGGTCATCGCCGACGCCGTCGCCGAGGGCCTCATCTCCCGCGGTGGTGCCAAGACCGGTGACGAGCAGCCCGGTGCCGAGCTCGGCGCCGAGGAGCCCCTGGCCGACTGGGAGCGCGAGCTGCTGGAGAAGAAGGACGCGGACGCCGCTGCTTCTGCTGCTGCCCCCGCGACGACCGCCGACGCCGTCCCGGCTGCCGACGACGCCGCTGCCGCGCCCGCCGTGGTCGAGGCTCCTGCGGACGAAGCCGCTGCCGAGGCTCCGGCCAAGAAGGCCGCCGCCAAGAAGGCTCCTGCCAAGAAGGCCGAGGCCGCCGCCGACGCCCCGAAGGACGACGCCGTCACCGCTGAGTGA
- the tsf gene encoding translation elongation factor Ts yields the protein MAITATEVKKLRDATGAGMMDAKKALTEADGDFDKAIEVLRISGAAKAAKRGAEREATSGLVANYGSAIVELNSETDFVAKNEQFITLAEKLAEKADETRPADAAEFSATPFEGGKTVGEAVADMAVLIGEKIELGRVASFDGQVATYMHRRASDLPPAVGVLVEFEGDAGHDAARSVAMQIAAMRPRYLTREDVPAEIVAKEREIAEATSREEGKPEQAIAKITEGRLNGFFKEQVLLEQPSVQDDKKTVKALLDEAGVTLKRFAHIEIGA from the coding sequence ATGGCTATCACCGCCACAGAGGTCAAGAAGCTGCGCGACGCCACCGGCGCCGGAATGATGGACGCCAAGAAGGCGCTCACCGAGGCCGACGGCGACTTCGACAAGGCGATCGAGGTGCTCCGCATCTCGGGCGCCGCCAAGGCCGCCAAGCGCGGTGCCGAGCGCGAGGCCACCTCCGGCCTCGTCGCCAACTACGGCAGCGCCATTGTCGAGCTCAACTCCGAGACCGACTTCGTCGCCAAGAACGAGCAGTTCATCACGCTGGCCGAGAAGCTGGCCGAGAAGGCCGACGAGACCCGTCCGGCCGACGCCGCGGAGTTCTCCGCGACGCCGTTCGAGGGTGGCAAGACCGTCGGAGAGGCCGTTGCCGACATGGCGGTCCTGATCGGCGAGAAGATCGAGCTCGGCCGCGTGGCCAGCTTCGACGGCCAGGTCGCGACGTACATGCACCGTCGTGCCAGCGACCTGCCGCCGGCCGTCGGCGTGCTCGTCGAGTTCGAGGGCGACGCGGGTCACGACGCTGCTCGCAGCGTCGCGATGCAGATCGCGGCCATGCGTCCTCGCTACCTGACGCGCGAGGACGTCCCCGCCGAGATCGTCGCCAAGGAGCGCGAGATCGCCGAGGCCACGTCGCGCGAGGAGGGCAAGCCCGAGCAGGCGATCGCCAAGATCACCGAGGGTCGCCTCAACGGCTTCTTCAAGGAGCAGGTGCTGCTCGAGCAGCCGTCCGTCCAGGACGACAAGAAGACGGTCAAGGCTCTGCTCGATGAGGCCGGCGTGACGCTCAAGCGTTTCGCGCACATCGAGATCGGCGCCTGA
- the pyrH gene encoding UMP kinase, translated as MTTAEHVEVPASGRPLRRVLLKLSGEVFGGGKIGIDPDVVNGIAKQIADAVADGVEVAIVVGGGNFFRGAELSQRGMERSRADYIGMLGTVMNSLALQDFCEKQGVDTRVQSAITMGQVAEPYIPRKAIRHLEKGRVVIFGAGAGMPYFSTDTVSAQRALEIKADAVLMSKSGVDGVYSADPRTDPTARKFDELTFDDALRMGLKVVDAAAFALCMENRLPMIVFGMEGEGNIARVLSGEKIGTLVHAAPAAGTPESL; from the coding sequence GTGACCACTGCAGAGCATGTCGAGGTTCCGGCCTCTGGTCGTCCGCTCCGGCGGGTGCTCCTCAAGCTGTCGGGCGAGGTGTTCGGCGGCGGCAAGATCGGCATCGATCCCGATGTCGTCAACGGCATCGCCAAGCAGATCGCCGATGCGGTCGCCGACGGCGTCGAGGTCGCGATCGTCGTCGGCGGTGGCAACTTCTTCCGAGGTGCCGAGCTCAGTCAGCGCGGCATGGAGCGCTCGCGCGCCGACTACATCGGCATGCTGGGCACGGTCATGAACAGCCTGGCGCTGCAGGACTTCTGCGAGAAGCAGGGCGTCGACACCCGTGTGCAGTCCGCCATCACGATGGGCCAGGTCGCCGAGCCGTACATCCCGCGCAAGGCCATCCGGCACCTCGAGAAGGGCCGTGTCGTGATCTTCGGCGCGGGTGCCGGCATGCCGTACTTCTCGACCGACACGGTCTCGGCCCAGCGGGCGCTCGAGATCAAGGCCGATGCCGTCCTGATGAGCAAGTCGGGCGTCGACGGCGTCTACTCGGCCGATCCGCGCACCGACCCGACGGCTCGCAAGTTCGACGAGCTGACCTTCGACGACGCCCTGCGCATGGGGCTCAAGGTCGTCGACGCGGCAGCCTTCGCGCTGTGCATGGAGAACCGCCTGCCGATGATCGTGTTCGGCATGGAGGGCGAGGGGAACATCGCCCGCGTGCTGAGCGGTGAGAAGATCGGAACACTCGTGCACGCCGCCCCGGCCGCAGGCACGCCAGAATCACTGTGA
- the frr gene encoding ribosome recycling factor: MGKAVEHTREEFAAIRTGRAHPAMFAQITAEYYGQQTPLNQLAGFQVPEPRTVIIQPYDAGAKPAIEKAIRESDLGVNPSDDGKVLRVTLPELTEDRRKEYIKLAKSKAEDGRIAVRGVRRNAKQAMDKAEKDSEISKDDNTGAEKRLDALTKKHVEVIDEMLKNKEAELLEV; the protein is encoded by the coding sequence ATGGGCAAGGCCGTCGAGCACACCCGCGAGGAGTTCGCCGCGATCCGCACGGGCCGCGCGCACCCCGCGATGTTCGCCCAGATCACGGCCGAGTACTACGGGCAGCAGACGCCGCTCAACCAGCTCGCCGGCTTCCAGGTGCCCGAACCGCGCACCGTCATCATCCAGCCGTACGACGCCGGCGCGAAGCCCGCGATCGAGAAGGCCATCCGCGAGTCCGACCTCGGCGTCAACCCCAGCGACGACGGCAAGGTGCTGCGCGTGACGCTGCCCGAGCTCACCGAGGACCGGCGCAAGGAGTACATCAAGCTGGCCAAGTCCAAGGCCGAGGACGGACGCATCGCGGTGCGCGGCGTGCGGCGCAACGCCAAGCAGGCGATGGACAAGGCCGAGAAGGACTCCGAGATCAGCAAGGACGACAACACGGGGGCCGAGAAGCGGCTCGACGCCCTGACCAAGAAGCACGTCGAGGTCATCGACGAGATGCTCAAGAACAAAGAGGCAGAGCTCCTTGAGGTCTGA
- a CDS encoding phosphatidate cytidylyltransferase — protein MRSESPHEETPPVVSPDELTPDGEVIPAVALKTSRAGRNLPASIAVGVGLVAMVIASLFVVKEAFIAVVALALAIGLFELTRAFGTVRIALPVLPVVTGGTIMLVGAYFGTMETAAVAMALTVIGTMVWRLSDGAEGFVRDVTSGIFCLSYLYLMGTFVLLMLKEDDGPWRIVAFIVATIASDIGGYIAGVLFGRHPMAPTISPKKSWEGFTGSLIFGIGSGIATVTYALDGDWWVGILLGIAGVVFATLGDLSESLIKRDLGIKDMGDLLPGHGGLMDRLDSLIAVAPIAWLILFLLVPVT, from the coding sequence TTGAGGTCTGAGTCTCCCCACGAGGAGACTCCGCCCGTCGTCTCCCCGGACGAGCTGACGCCCGACGGCGAGGTCATCCCCGCCGTCGCGCTGAAGACCAGCCGTGCGGGCCGCAACCTCCCGGCTTCGATCGCTGTGGGCGTCGGCCTCGTGGCGATGGTCATCGCGTCGCTGTTCGTCGTCAAGGAGGCGTTCATCGCCGTCGTGGCCCTCGCGCTGGCGATCGGGCTGTTCGAGCTGACCCGCGCATTCGGCACGGTGCGCATCGCGCTGCCGGTGCTGCCGGTCGTCACGGGCGGCACGATCATGCTGGTCGGTGCCTACTTCGGCACGATGGAGACCGCCGCGGTCGCGATGGCCCTGACGGTCATCGGCACCATGGTGTGGCGGCTGAGTGACGGGGCCGAGGGCTTCGTCCGCGACGTCACGTCCGGCATCTTCTGCCTGTCGTACCTCTACCTCATGGGCACGTTCGTGCTCCTGATGCTCAAGGAGGACGACGGTCCGTGGCGCATCGTGGCGTTCATCGTCGCGACGATCGCCTCCGACATCGGCGGATACATCGCCGGGGTGCTGTTCGGTCGGCACCCCATGGCACCCACGATCAGCCCCAAGAAGTCGTGGGAGGGATTCACCGGGTCGTTGATCTTCGGCATCGGCAGCGGCATCGCGACCGTGACCTACGCCCTCGACGGCGATTGGTGGGTCGGCATCCTCCTCGGCATCGCCGGCGTCGTGTTCGCGACGCTCGGCGACCTGTCGGAGTCGCTCATCAAGCGCGATCTCGGCATCAAGGACATGGGCGACCTGCTGCCCGGGCACGGCGGACTGATGGACCGGCTCGACTCGCTCATCGCGGTCGCACCCATCGCCTGGCTGATCCTGTTCCTGCTCGTCCCCGTCACCTGA
- a CDS encoding transglutaminase family protein: protein MSIKVALEHRTTYSFDRPVELGPHVVRLRPAPHSRTPVEAYSLTVSPANHFVNWQQDPFGNWLARLVFPEKVSTLDITVGLVADMVVVNPFDFFIEEYAETYPFSYEASLAADLAPYLRPVGEDGSDVPGPLVTEFRAQLPELPAEGMAMVPFLVQLNAAVYRAVGYSVRMEAGVQSPDETLQRGIGSCRDSSWLLVSLLRQYGLAARFVSGYLVQLASDTEAIDGPSGPTEDFTDLHAWAEVFVPGAGWIGLDPTSSLFAGEGHIPLSATPHPSSAAPISGTLMERAEVDFSFHNTVSRVHEDPRVTKPYTDAQWQRIDALGEGIDLRLAAGDVRLTQGGEPTFVGLDDVTSEQWNTQADGPEKRVKASELAERLRAVYAGGGLVHRGEGKWYPGEELPRWQISLQWRDDGETLWSDPTLLADPWDESAADADAPARAESLGREITRLLGLPDGQLRPAYEDPLTELVNELRQPDGDRPGLDPQRADGTVAAALDAEVVDPTGWVLPLVTGEEWTSPDWSLRRGRIVLLPGTSAVGLRLPLSSITWHDPRASGDPSYLEAGPRLDPRIPAVPVVAADDQPTTALTVEARHGFVHVFLPPTERLEDYSDLLHVIDVAATSLGQRLVIEGYGPPPDARLTQLVVASDPGVIEVNVQPTSSWSELRDLTTTLYDIARHARLTTEKFDLDGAHTGTGGGNHITLGGHEPAASPLLRRPDLLTSLMTYWQRHPSLSYLFSGRFIGPTSQAPRFDEGRPESLYEAEIAFQEIDRLTDETDEPRPWLVDRALRHLLTDLTGNTHRAEFCIDKMYSPDSSRGRLGLLELRGFEMPPHAQMAMVQSLLVRSLVTMFWEKPHRAPLVRWGTALHEDFLLPQGAIRDIAAVVADLRQHGIDFEASWLDPFTEFRFPRIGLARAGHGIELELRSAIEPWHVLGEEATSGGMARYVDSSVERLQVTVRGILPHEHLVTCQGVPVPLTATGVAGEYFAGVRYRAWQPPSALHPSIEVHAPLRFDVVDIASGTSVGGATYHVVHPGGRAHERPPINAREAEARRSSRFEPFGHTPGRLDVAAMQEAGRRAASAEYPHTLDLRRTVPPGTTGGAGRR, encoded by the coding sequence ATGTCGATCAAGGTCGCTCTCGAGCACAGGACCACCTACTCCTTCGACCGGCCGGTCGAGCTGGGCCCCCATGTCGTGCGCCTGCGGCCGGCCCCGCACAGCCGCACGCCGGTCGAGGCGTACTCGCTGACCGTGAGCCCGGCGAACCACTTCGTCAACTGGCAGCAGGACCCGTTCGGCAATTGGTTGGCCCGGCTCGTGTTCCCCGAGAAGGTCTCGACCCTCGACATCACGGTGGGCCTGGTCGCCGACATGGTCGTGGTCAATCCCTTCGACTTCTTCATCGAGGAGTACGCCGAGACGTATCCATTCTCTTACGAGGCCTCGCTGGCCGCCGACCTCGCGCCGTACCTCCGCCCGGTGGGCGAGGACGGCTCCGACGTGCCCGGCCCGCTCGTGACCGAGTTCCGTGCCCAGCTCCCGGAGCTGCCGGCCGAGGGCATGGCGATGGTGCCCTTCCTGGTGCAGCTCAACGCCGCGGTCTACCGCGCCGTCGGCTACTCCGTCCGCATGGAGGCCGGTGTCCAGAGCCCTGACGAGACGCTGCAGCGCGGCATCGGCTCGTGCCGCGACAGCTCGTGGCTGCTGGTCTCGCTGCTGCGGCAGTACGGCCTCGCCGCCCGCTTCGTGTCGGGCTACCTGGTGCAGCTGGCGTCCGACACCGAGGCGATCGACGGGCCGAGCGGTCCGACCGAGGACTTCACCGACCTGCACGCCTGGGCCGAGGTGTTCGTGCCGGGGGCAGGCTGGATCGGTCTCGACCCGACGTCGTCGCTGTTCGCCGGCGAGGGCCACATCCCGCTCTCGGCGACTCCCCACCCGTCGTCGGCCGCTCCCATCTCCGGGACGCTGATGGAGCGGGCCGAGGTCGACTTCTCGTTCCACAACACGGTCAGCCGCGTCCACGAGGACCCGCGGGTCACCAAGCCGTACACCGACGCGCAGTGGCAGCGCATCGACGCGCTCGGCGAGGGCATCGACCTGCGCCTGGCCGCCGGTGACGTCCGGCTGACGCAGGGCGGCGAGCCGACGTTCGTGGGCCTCGACGACGTGACGTCCGAGCAGTGGAACACCCAGGCCGACGGTCCGGAGAAGCGCGTCAAGGCCAGCGAGCTGGCCGAGCGGCTGCGCGCGGTCTATGCGGGCGGCGGCCTCGTCCACCGCGGTGAGGGCAAGTGGTACCCGGGCGAGGAGCTGCCCCGCTGGCAGATCTCGCTGCAGTGGCGGGACGACGGCGAGACGCTGTGGTCCGATCCCACGCTGCTGGCCGATCCGTGGGACGAGTCCGCCGCCGACGCGGACGCCCCTGCGCGGGCGGAGTCGCTGGGGCGCGAGATCACGCGGCTGCTGGGTCTGCCGGACGGCCAGCTGCGCCCGGCCTACGAGGATCCGTTGACCGAGCTGGTCAACGAGCTGCGCCAGCCGGACGGCGACCGTCCCGGTCTCGACCCGCAGCGCGCCGACGGCACCGTCGCCGCGGCCCTCGACGCCGAGGTCGTCGACCCGACCGGCTGGGTGCTGCCGCTCGTGACCGGCGAGGAGTGGACGAGCCCCGACTGGTCGCTGCGCCGCGGACGCATCGTGCTGCTGCCGGGGACGTCCGCGGTCGGCCTGCGCCTGCCGCTGAGCTCGATCACGTGGCACGATCCGCGGGCGTCCGGCGACCCGTCGTACCTCGAGGCCGGCCCACGACTCGATCCGCGCATCCCCGCGGTGCCCGTCGTCGCGGCCGACGACCAGCCGACCACGGCGCTCACGGTCGAGGCCCGTCACGGCTTCGTCCACGTCTTCCTGCCACCGACGGAGCGCCTCGAGGACTACTCCGACCTGCTGCACGTCATCGACGTCGCCGCGACGTCGCTGGGTCAGCGGCTCGTCATCGAGGGCTACGGCCCTCCGCCCGACGCACGCCTCACGCAGCTCGTCGTCGCGAGCGACCCGGGCGTCATCGAGGTCAACGTGCAGCCGACGTCGTCGTGGTCGGAGCTGCGCGACCTCACGACGACGCTGTACGACATCGCGCGTCATGCCCGCCTCACGACCGAGAAGTTCGACCTCGACGGCGCGCACACCGGCACGGGCGGCGGCAACCACATCACGCTGGGCGGCCACGAGCCGGCCGCCTCGCCGCTGCTGCGCCGTCCCGACCTGCTCACGAGCCTCATGACCTACTGGCAGCGTCACCCGTCGCTGTCGTACCTGTTCTCGGGCCGGTTCATCGGCCCGACGAGCCAGGCGCCGCGCTTCGACGAGGGACGTCCCGAGTCGCTGTACGAGGCCGAGATCGCCTTCCAGGAGATCGACCGGCTCACCGACGAGACCGACGAGCCCCGTCCGTGGCTCGTCGACCGCGCGCTGCGCCACCTGCTGACCGACCTGACCGGCAACACCCACCGGGCCGAGTTCTGCATCGACAAGATGTACAGCCCCGACTCGTCGCGCGGACGTCTCGGGCTGCTCGAGCTGCGGGGCTTCGAGATGCCTCCCCACGCCCAGATGGCGATGGTGCAGTCGCTGCTGGTGCGCTCGCTCGTCACGATGTTCTGGGAGAAGCCGCACCGTGCGCCGCTGGTGCGCTGGGGCACAGCACTGCATGAGGACTTCCTGCTGCCGCAGGGCGCCATCCGCGACATCGCCGCCGTCGTGGCCGATCTGCGCCAGCACGGCATCGACTTCGAGGCGTCGTGGCTCGACCCGTTCACCGAGTTCCGCTTCCCCCGCATCGGCCTCGCACGGGCCGGCCACGGCATCGAGCTCGAGCTGCGGTCGGCGATCGAGCCGTGGCACGTGCTGGGGGAGGAGGCGACGTCCGGCGGCATGGCCCGCTACGTCGACTCGTCGGTCGAGCGGTTGCAGGTCACGGTGCGCGGGATCCTGCCGCACGAGCACCTCGTGACGTGCCAAGGTGTTCCCGTGCCTCTGACTGCGACGGGTGTGGCCGGCGAGTACTTCGCAGGCGTCCGCTACCGCGCCTGGCAGCCGCCGTCGGCCCTGCACCCCTCGATCGAGGTGCACGCGCCGCTGCGCTTCGACGTCGTCGACATCGCCTCGGGCACGTCGGTCGGCGGAGCCACCTACCACGTCGTCCACCCCGGCGGACGCGCCCACGAGCGTCCGCCGATCAACGCCCGCGAGGCGGAGGCACGTCGCTCGAGCCGCTTCGAGCCGTTCGGCCACACGCCGGGACGCCTCGACGTCGCGGCGATGCAGGAGGCCGGCCGCCGTGCCGCGAGCGCGGAGTACCCGCACACCCTCGACCTGCGCCGCACCGTGCCGCCCGGCACGACCGGCGGGGCGGGACGGCGGTGA